One stretch of Candidatus Bathyarchaeia archaeon DNA includes these proteins:
- a CDS encoding Ig-like domain-containing protein, with translation MAKTENKCIVILAVLVFTLAFMGIGAFGVVQVNAEPTVSLKLHKDFGYSSFGNDAQGNWTVQANVSEDTTRVEFYLDDELQLDDTQTPFAWSYNTDEFPEGLHTLKAVAYDANGDTAAAETQQNFVPYPEGLTTTIIIVVVVSIVAALIAAIVMMRRNDSKKH, from the coding sequence TTGGCGAAAACAGAAAACAAGTGCATCGTGATTCTGGCAGTTTTAGTGTTTACGTTAGCATTCATGGGGATAGGTGCCTTTGGGGTAGTACAGGTTAATGCTGAACCCACAGTATCGTTAAAGCTTCACAAGGACTTTGGGTACAGCAGCTTTGGCAACGACGCCCAAGGCAACTGGACAGTACAAGCCAACGTTTCAGAAGACACCACACGGGTCGAATTCTACCTTGACGATGAACTGCAACTTGACGACACCCAGACACCATTTGCATGGTCCTACAACACCGATGAATTCCCTGAAGGTCTGCACACCCTGAAAGCGGTGGCTTACGACGCAAACGGAGACACTGCAGCCGCAGAAACCCAACAGAACTTTGTTCCATACCCAGAAGGCTTAACGACAACTATCATAATCGTGGTTGTAGTAAGCATCGTGGCTGCGTTAATTGCCGCTATAGTCATGATGAGAAGAAACGACAGCAAAAAACACTAG
- a CDS encoding metallophosphoesterase family protein, with protein sequence MDFPQIIQESKAAAANAYLEVVEKAIHVLSDPKSTENLTVTGKLVTLKPVGEALVVGDLHGDLDSLRVILEQSGFLDKLERDKFASMIFLGDYGDRGALSPELIYCVLELKLAFPLQVVLLQGNHEGPPDLMASPHDLPEYLQRKFKQNGYDVYQRLTELFCHLQVAVYVEKRYLMVHGGLPHNLRSLQDLANAQQLYPKATFLEELLWSDPDEQIRRLGTSPRGAGYVFGQEVTEEVLGALDAQILIRGHEPAEAGYKINHNGKVLTLFSRKGEPYFNQNGAYLQLPLEPKFENAHQMVAFIHPF encoded by the coding sequence ATGGATTTTCCACAAATAATTCAGGAGTCCAAAGCCGCAGCAGCCAACGCTTACCTCGAAGTAGTAGAAAAAGCGATTCACGTACTTTCCGACCCAAAAAGCACCGAAAACCTAACGGTGACGGGCAAGTTGGTCACTCTCAAACCCGTGGGGGAGGCGTTGGTTGTTGGGGACTTGCATGGCGACCTTGACAGTCTACGCGTCATTTTGGAGCAGAGCGGTTTTCTTGACAAACTGGAACGCGACAAGTTTGCGTCGATGATTTTTTTGGGGGATTACGGCGACCGTGGTGCCTTGTCGCCTGAGCTGATTTACTGCGTGCTTGAGCTTAAGTTGGCTTTTCCCCTGCAAGTTGTGTTGTTGCAGGGAAATCATGAAGGTCCCCCTGATTTGATGGCTTCTCCCCATGACCTGCCCGAATACCTGCAACGCAAATTCAAGCAAAACGGCTATGACGTGTATCAACGACTCACAGAACTCTTTTGTCACTTGCAGGTCGCGGTTTACGTGGAGAAACGTTACCTCATGGTTCACGGTGGACTACCCCACAACCTTCGAAGTCTCCAAGACCTCGCCAACGCCCAACAACTGTATCCCAAAGCGACGTTTCTTGAGGAGTTGCTTTGGAGCGACCCTGACGAGCAAATCCGCCGTTTAGGAACTTCTCCAAGGGGGGCTGGTTACGTTTTTGGCCAAGAAGTCACCGAGGAGGTTCTGGGGGCGTTAGATGCGCAGATTCTCATACGGGGACATGAACCCGCTGAGGCAGGCTACAAAATTAACCACAACGGCAAAGTGCTCACGTTGTTTAGCCGTAAAGGCGAACCCTACTTCAACCAAAACGGCGCCTACCTGCAGTTGCCGCTGGAGCCAAAATTTGAGAACGCCCATCAAATGGTTGCCTTCATTCACCCGTTCTAG